CAATTGTTCCCAAAACATTGATGGCTTCCACAAAAAATGGTGAAAAAGTACAATTAAATAAACTGTGGTTGCGCCGTCAGACAACTAAATTCAACGGAGTACCTTATGTGATACAACGTGCTGCCGAAGCTACTTATAGCGAACAGGGTAAAAAACAAGTAAAAGCTCTGGTACAATATTATATGCAAAACGCCAAAGTTATCCGTAAATCATTGGAGGAAATTGGATTAAAGGTTTATGGAGGAATAAATGCGCCTTATATTTGGGCTAAAACACCAAACGGAGAAAGCAGTTGGGAATATTTTGATTATTTATTAAAAGAAAAAAATATCGTTTGCACACCGGGAGCCGGTTTTGGACCGTCTGGCGAAGGCTACGTACGTTTTTCAGCTTTTGGTAACAAAGAAAAAACGATTGAAGCAATGAATAGATTAAAAAAATAAGATAAATATTTTTAAAGAGTTCAAAGAGTGTCGAGATTACTTTCGGCACTCTTTTTTTGTTTCCTTCCAAATTAAATATTAACAAAAAAACCACAAACAGATAAGATTACAGGCATTTTTATGTTATTAAACATATTTCTGTTATCAAAAATCATCATTTTGACTAAAAATCAAGTCTATCTCTTTACACTTTGCTTATATATTTATCTTTTTTAAATCATTTTGCAATATTTTCAAATTAAAACAAAAAAATATGACAAAATATTTTGATATATAAAAACAAAGTGATTATCTTTGCAGCATATTTAGAACATTTTGTCACTAAAAATGCAAGATAATCATAAATATGACACAAAACACATAAATCATACATCATATTCACAAATTATTCACTAAAAATTTTTATTTATGAAAAAAGTTAAAATTTTAGCAACTGCATTTTTCGCACTATTAGCAGTTGCAAGCACAAAAGCACAAGAATTTTCTGTAAGCACAGATCTTGTAAGTTCATATGTTTGGCGAGGAACAAAATTTTCAGGTCCCTCAATTCAACCAACTTTAGATTTTACCGCTGGAGGATTTTCCATCGGTTCTTGGGGCTCTGCAGGATTCGACGGATTCCTTGAAATGGATTTATATGCGAAATATGCTTTTAATTTTGGACTTTCAATAGGACTAACCGACTATTATTATCCGGGAACCGAATATTTTGATTACAGTAAAGAAACTGGAGCGCATGGTTTTGAAATTAATCTTGGATACGGTATTAAAGGTCTTTCACTTAGCGCAAATTATATATTAAATGAAGCGGGAGGAGCAGCTACCGCGGGAGGTGATAAATATTTTGAACTTGGTTATGCTTTTAGTAAATTCAGCATCTTCGCCGGCGCTGGAGACGGATGGCATACTCCTGACGGGGAATTTGCCTTGGTCAATGTAGGAATCAGCACCTCTAAAGAAATCAAAATAAATGATTCTTTCTCTGTCCCGTTGAAAGTAAGCGCAATACTCAATCCTAAAACCGAACAATATTATTTGGTAGCAGGCATTACATTGTAAAAAATCAATTAAAATATTAAAGGAGAAATTAAAATGAAAAAAATCGAAGCAATCATCAGAAAATCTTGTTTTGATGAAGTATTAGAAGCTCTTCATGAAGTTGGAATCGACTTCTTTACGTATTGGGATGTAACCGGAGTTGGAAATGAAAAATCCGGCGCAATTTACAGAGCTACCGTTTACGAAACAAGATTAATTGAAAGACGGACTATATCTTTTGTCTGTCGTGAGAAATTTGTCGACGCAGCAATCGAAGCAATCGTTAAAGCAGCACGCACAGGCGAAATGGGTGACGGAAAGATATTTATTTCTACCATAGACGAGTCAGTTCGCATTCGTACAGGCGAAAAAGGACCGGAATCATTATACATTAAAGAATAATATAAATAGATAAAAGTAATAATTATGGATACAACAACTATATCAGGTCTTGACACCATGTGGGTGTTAATAACAGGAGCTCTCGTATTTTTTATGCAAGCCGGATTTGCATTGGTAGAAGCAGGATTTACTCGTTCAAAAAACACAACTAACATATTATTTAAAAATTTAATGGATTTCGCCATTGGAACTATTGGATTTTGGGTAATAGGATTTGGAATTATGTTTGGCGCAGGTAACGGTTTTTTTGGAAGTTTTCAATTATTTTCCAAAGTTAACGATGCTCCTTCCAACATTCCTAATATGGCGTTCTTTTTCTTCCAATTAGTATTTGCAGCAACCGCAGCAACAATTGTTTCAGGTGCTATGGCTGAAAGAACTAAATTTAAATCATATTTGATTTATAGTGCGATCATTTCTCTTATAATTTATCCAGTATCAGGTCACTGGATTTGGGGAGGTGGATGGTTATCTCAGCTTTCTACTCCATTCCACGATTTCGCGGGTTCAACAGTAGTACACTCCGTAGGAGGATGGTTAGCATTAGCAGGTGCCGTGGTTTTAGGTCCACGTTTAGGGAAGTATAAAAACGGTAAAATATATGCGATACCGGGACATAGTATCACCTTAGGTGCTCTTGGTGTATTTATATTATGGATAGGTTGGTTTGGATTTAACCCCGGTTCTACTTTGGGAATGTCGGATCCAGCATTAGTAGCTAATATATTTGTAACAACAAATGCTGCGGCGGCTGCCGGAGCTATCGGAACACTGATTGTTACTTGGCTACGCTATGGAAAACCCGGCCTGGGGATGACACTAAATGGAGTTTTAGCAGGGTTAGTAGCAATCACAGCAGGTTGCGACGCAGTAACTCCTGGTGGAGCAGCTTTAATAGGTTTAATAGCGGGAATTTTGGTTGTTTTTGCCGTTGAATTATTTGAAAAAGTATTAAAAATAGACGATCCTGTAGGTGCAGTATCTGTACATGGCATAAATGGCGCCTTTGGAACAATTGCAGTTGGCTTATTCGCTAAAGATGGCGGACTGTTTTTTGGCGGTGGTGCATCACTTTTGATTACTCAGATTATCGGGGTAGTTGCAGTAGCAGCCTATACATTAATTGTTGGATTTGCACTTTTCTACGCACTAAAATATACCATCGGATTACGTGTTTCTCCAAAAGAAGAAGAAAACGGATTAGATTATTATGAACATGGTGAAAAAGCTTATAATTAATTTTTTTCTGGTATTAGTATTTTTTCTAAAAGCAACATTTGCAAAGGCAAATGTTGCTTTTTTATTTTAATAATTTGATTAATAACAGCAAACAAATATCTCAAAATGAACAAATATACATATAAAAAATAACAAAAACATATTTTATCGTTTGTTTATGTGATAATTTGTTTGTTAAGACAAATTATTTTTATTACTTTTGTCCCCCGAAAAAATAACCCAGAAAAAACAGTAATAATGAAAAAAATTGAAGCAATTATTCGTAAATCTAAATTCGAAGACGTAAAGGAAGCATTATATGATGCTGACATTGACTGGTTTTCCTATTGGGATATTACAGGATTAGGTAAAACCACCGAAGATCAGGTAATTAGAGGTCAAGTATTTCAATCCCATTACATTCAACGCAGAATGTTATCGGTAGTGGTAAGAGATGTAAATTTGGAGAAAACAGTAAACGCAATTCTCGATGCTGCTTGGACAGGCGATATGGGAGATGGAAAAATTTTTGTATATGACATTGAAGAAACGTATCGTATTCGCACACGTGAATCCGGACCGGGCGCACTTTACAACAAAGAAACACAAGAATGAAAATCGAAACAAAATCAGTAAATATTAATCAGATAAAAGTATGAAAAAATACATAATAGCACTTACAACATTATTGATGTTTCCCGTGATCTCTTTCGCTCAAGCTAACACCACAACTACGCCCACGCTAAACACGGGCGATACCGCTTGGATGATTGTAGCGACTGCACTTGTTTTATTTATGTCTATTCCGGGATTGGCGTTATTTTACGGAGGTTTAGTTCGTAGAAAAAACGTTCTTAATATTTTTATGCAGGTATTTATTCTTGTTGCCGCCATTAGTATTGAATGGGTTATTATTGGCTACAGCAATGCTTTTGGTTCAAATTCCATTGAATGGTTAAAACCTTATTTTGGAGGATTTCATTGGGCTTTTTTAAATAATATACATATTGGCGATTTAAGTCCTTATTTTATTTCACATTCACAAACAGCAACTGACGGCAGTCAAATTGGGACAATTCCACATATTGTTTTTGTTATGTTTCAAGGAATGTTTGCTGTAATTACTCCTGCGCTCATTATCGGGGCTTTTGCAGAACGCATTAGTTTTAAAGGATTTTTACTGTTTTCATTATTATGGGCAGTATTAATTTACAACCCTGTAGCACATTGGGTTTGGTCTGCCGATGGTTGGTTATATAAACTTGGCGCGCTTGATTTCGCAGGAGGAACCGTTGTTCACGTAAATGCGGGAGCTGCAGCTATCGTAATGGCTATTTTACTCGGAAAACGCCGCGATTATAAAGGACATGCATTACCTCCCCACAATATTACATACGTTGCAATTGGAGCAGCTATGCTATGGGTTGGATGGTTTGGATTTAATGCCGGAAGTGGACTTGCCGCCGATGGACTTGCAGGAAATGCGCTGATGGTAACAAATTTGGCAGCAGCAACAGCGGCTCTTACTTGGGCATTATTGGAGTGGTTTATTGACAAAAGACCAACTACAGTGGGTATTTCAACCGGAGCTGTTGGAGGATTGGTAGCAATTACGCCTGCTGCAGGATTTGTAAGTGTAGGAGGAGCATTAGCCATAGGTATCGCTGTTTCCGTTATTTGCTTTATTATGGTAGCTTACGTAAAGCCCAAACTTGGTTATGATGATTCCTTAGATGCATTTGGAATTCATGGTATTGGAGGAATTTTAGGAGCGATATTAACAGGAGTATTAGCCACGCCATTTGTGCAGGAAAGCTATAGCGGAAGTATTTACGGTAATTTCCATCAACTTTGGATACAATTACTAGCCACATTCAGCACTATTATATTTTCCGGCATTGGTACATTTATATTATTTAGAATTATCGATAAACTTGTTGGAATACGTGCCACTGACAAGCAAGAAGCAACAGGATTAGACGAAACTTTACATGGCGAAACAGCTTATACTTATTTTGATTGATAAATACAATTATAAAAATGTATATTGATGTAAGAAAAGAACAACTTATGCATAAATATGCAATAAAGATTTTACATTTTAACAAAAATACAAGACGTTTTAGTTTCAATCAGACAAAAAATTGTTAAGATACATTTCAAAATATAATCAAAAACACATTTTTATTGAAATTATGAATAAATATTAGGACTATACTGATTTTTTTTATATTTTTGCAATCATATTACATTACACAAACAAAAAAACATATATAATTAACAATATAAATTTATGTCAAGTTTAAGATTTAAAGCAGTTGAAGATGCTTTTAAGAAAAAAGCAATTCACGTAACCCCTCCCAGTAAGCTAGCTTCCGATTATTTCGGAAAATATGTTTTTAACAAAGCTGCTCAAAAAGAATATCTTTCAAAAGAGACAGCAAAAGTGCTCCAAGATGTTATTGAAAAAGGGGCCAAACTTGATCTCGCATTAGCAAATCAGGTTGCTGAAGGTTTGAAAAAATGGTCTATTGACTTAGGTGCAACACATTATACTCACTGGTTTCAACCATTAACAGACGGCACTGCTGAAAAGCATGACTCTTTCATCGATTATATTGGTGCACCCGGCGAAGGAATAATAGAAAAATTCTCCGGAAAACTGCTAGCGCAACAAGAACCTGATGCTTCATCTTTCCCTAGTGGAGGTATTCGTAGTACTTTCGAAGCTCGTGGTTATACTGCGTGGGATCCTTCATCTCCAGCTTTTGTTATTGACGACACACTGGTTATTCCAACTGTATTTATATCTTATACAGGCGAAACGCTTGACCTTAAAGCGCCTTTGTTGAAAGCATTGGCTTCCGTAGATAAAGCAGCTACTGCTGTTGCAAAATATTTTGACACCGACGTTAAAAAAGTATACTCTTACTTAGGTTGGGAACAAGAATATTTCCTTGTTGACGAAGGTCTGTATGCTGCACGCCAAGATCTTATGTTGACAGGGCGCACACTTCTTGGACATGAGTCGGCTAAAAACCAACAATTGGAAGATCACTATTTCGGTTCAGTTCCAATGAGAGTGGCTGAATTTATGAAAGACGTAGAGTATGAAGGATATAAATATGGAATTCCATTGAAAACCCGTCACAACGAAGTTGCGCCAAACCAATTTGAATTAGCTCCAATTTTTGGCGAAACAAACTTGGCTGTTGATCAAAATTTGCTAACAATGACCATCTTGAAAAGAGTTGCACGTCGTCACGGGTTCCGTGTGCTTCTTCACGAAAAACCATTTGCCGGAATTAACGGTTCTGGTAAACACAATAACTGGTCGCTTGGAACAGATACCGGTGTAGGTTTACTGACTCCGGGAAAAACTCCTGAAGAAAATCTTCAATTTATAACATTCCTTGTAAACATCCTGATGGCTGTTTATAAAAATAATGCTCTTTTGAAAGCGTCCATTTTCTCAGCTCAAAATGCACACCGTCTTGGCGCAAACGAAGCTCCTCCAGCAATTATTTCTGCATTCCTTGGTTCTCAAGTAACAGCTGTTCTTGATAAACTTGAAAACAGTACGAGTGATGAAGCTATTGTACTTGATGAGAAGAAACAACTTAGTCTTGGTATAGCTCACTTACCTGAAGTGTTGCTCGACAATACAGACCGTAACCGTACTTCACCATTTGCGTTTACTGGTAACCGCTTTGAGTTCCGTGCTGTAGGTTCATCTGCGAACTGTTCTTCTGCTATGATTGCATTAAATACTGCTGTTGCAGGTCAATTAGTTGAATTCAAAGAAACAATTGATGCTAAAGTTGCTGCTGGTGCAAGCTTGCAGTCTGCTATTTTTGAAGTAATTAAAGAATACATCAAAATTTCTAAACCTATACGTTTCGACGGTAACAATTACAGCGACGACTGGAAAGCTGAAGCTAAAAAACGTGGTTTGGACGACGAAACAAGCGCTCCCAAAATATTTAAAGCTTATACGAGCAAAGCAAGTGTGGAATTATTCTCCAAACTTGGCGTATTAACAGAAAAAGAGCTTGAAGCGCGTAACGAAGTAAAATGGGAAACCTATACCAAATGGATTCAAATTGAAGCACGCGTTCTGGGTGATCTTGTTATTAACCACATTATTCCGGTTGCAACTCGTTACCAAAGTTTGTTACTTGATAATGTATCTAAAGTAAAAGCTTTATTCCCTGCCGAAAAAGCAGATAATATAAGCAAACTGAATGCTCAATTAATTATTGAAATAAGCGAAAGAATTACTAATATCAAAAATGCGGTCGATGATATGGTAGATACTCGTCGTCAGCTCAATAAACTTGAAAACGAGTATGAAAAAGCGTTAGGATATCATGATAAAGTAGTACCTTATTTTGACACCATTCGTTACAACGTTGATAAACTTGAACTTATTGTCGACGATGAAATGTGGACACTTCCAAAATATCGTGAGTTACTTTTTATCAGATAATTACATAACGTTTCCATACAATTAAAATAGATTTGATATGTCAAATCTATATCTTGACCCCATTCGGATCTCTCCGTAATGGGGTCAAGAGAAAATATCAAACTTATACATTCAAAAAACAATGAAATCATTTTCAAATCATCAAATCTCTGATTTAGAGCAGAAAATGCTCTACTCCTTTAGCAATGAACATGATGCTTGTGGAGTAGGGCTTGTTATCAATCTGAATGGAGATAAAACGCACGAGATTGTTGAGAAAGGATTGCAAGTCCTTGAAAATATGGTGCACAGAGGAGCTGAAAGCGCTGACAATAAAACAGGCGATGGAGCAGGAATTTTATTACATATTCCTCACGAATTTATTCTTTTACAAGGAATAGCCGTTCCTTCCAAAGGGAAATATGGAACAGGATTGGTGTTTTTGCCAAAAGAAGAAAAGAAAGCTCAATTATGCCTTGACATTATAAAAGAAACTGTTGAGAAGGAAGATTTACAACTGTTAGCCGTACGAGATGTACCTGTAAACAGTAATGTTTTAGGTGAAATTTCTCGTTCCAAAGAACCCGCCATAAAACAGATTTTCATTAAATCACAAAATCCGGCGCTTACCCAAGATGATTTGGAAATTAAACTTTATATTGTTCGTAAAAAAGTTGAAAAACAAATTTCTCAATTAGATATTGCTGAAGACAGAAGTTTCTATATTGTAAGTCTATCCACAAAACAACTGATTTACAAAGGAATGCTTACATCATTGCAATTACGTGAGTATTATCCTGATTTAAGCAATCCTAATCTTACAAGCCGTGTAGCGCTTGTACATTCCCGTTTTAGTACCAATACGTTTCCCACTTGGGATTTGGCTCAACCATTCCGAATGTTAGGACATAATGGCGAAATAAACACTATACGAGGAAATCGGCAGTGGATGGAAAGCCGTGAAAGTGTATTAAAGTCCGATGTTTTGGGTGAAATGAAAGATTTGTTCCCGATTGTACAACATGGAATGAGTG
The genomic region above belongs to uncultured Paludibacter sp. and contains:
- a CDS encoding Nitrogen regulatory protein P-II, whose protein sequence is MKKIEAIIRKSKFEDVKEALYDADIDWFSYWDITGLGKTTEDQVIRGQVFQSHYIQRRMLSVVVRDVNLEKTVNAILDAAWTGDMGDGKIFVYDIEETYRIRTRESGPGALYNKETQE
- a CDS encoding conserved exported hypothetical protein (Evidence 4 : Unknown function but conserved in other organisms); the protein is MKKVKILATAFFALLAVASTKAQEFSVSTDLVSSYVWRGTKFSGPSIQPTLDFTAGGFSIGSWGSAGFDGFLEMDLYAKYAFNFGLSIGLTDYYYPGTEYFDYSKETGAHGFEINLGYGIKGLSLSANYILNEAGGAATAGGDKYFELGYAFSKFSIFAGAGDGWHTPDGEFALVNVGISTSKEIKINDSFSVPLKVSAILNPKTEQYYLVAGITL
- the amtB gene encoding ammonium transporter (Evidence 2a : Function from experimental evidences in other organisms; PubMedId : 10931328, 1645722, 22020597, 7984428, 9618533; Product type t : transporter), yielding MKKYIIALTTLLMFPVISFAQANTTTTPTLNTGDTAWMIVATALVLFMSIPGLALFYGGLVRRKNVLNIFMQVFILVAAISIEWVIIGYSNAFGSNSIEWLKPYFGGFHWAFLNNIHIGDLSPYFISHSQTATDGSQIGTIPHIVFVMFQGMFAVITPALIIGAFAERISFKGFLLFSLLWAVLIYNPVAHWVWSADGWLYKLGALDFAGGTVVHVNAGAAAIVMAILLGKRRDYKGHALPPHNITYVAIGAAMLWVGWFGFNAGSGLAADGLAGNALMVTNLAAATAALTWALLEWFIDKRPTTVGISTGAVGGLVAITPAAGFVSVGGALAIGIAVSVICFIMVAYVKPKLGYDDSLDAFGIHGIGGILGAILTGVLATPFVQESYSGSIYGNFHQLWIQLLATFSTIIFSGIGTFILFRIIDKLVGIRATDKQEATGLDETLHGETAYTYFD
- the glnB gene encoding regulatory protein P-II for glutamine synthetase (Evidence 2a : Function from experimental evidences in other organisms; PubMedId : 2574599, 2885322, 2907369, 7866749, 8226691, 8293810, 8412694; Product type r : regulator); protein product: MKKIEAIIRKSCFDEVLEALHEVGIDFFTYWDVTGVGNEKSGAIYRATVYETRLIERRTISFVCREKFVDAAIEAIVKAARTGEMGDGKIFISTIDESVRIRTGEKGPESLYIKE
- the glnA gene encoding Glutamine synthetase encodes the protein MSSLRFKAVEDAFKKKAIHVTPPSKLASDYFGKYVFNKAAQKEYLSKETAKVLQDVIEKGAKLDLALANQVAEGLKKWSIDLGATHYTHWFQPLTDGTAEKHDSFIDYIGAPGEGIIEKFSGKLLAQQEPDASSFPSGGIRSTFEARGYTAWDPSSPAFVIDDTLVIPTVFISYTGETLDLKAPLLKALASVDKAATAVAKYFDTDVKKVYSYLGWEQEYFLVDEGLYAARQDLMLTGRTLLGHESAKNQQLEDHYFGSVPMRVAEFMKDVEYEGYKYGIPLKTRHNEVAPNQFELAPIFGETNLAVDQNLLTMTILKRVARRHGFRVLLHEKPFAGINGSGKHNNWSLGTDTGVGLLTPGKTPEENLQFITFLVNILMAVYKNNALLKASIFSAQNAHRLGANEAPPAIISAFLGSQVTAVLDKLENSTSDEAIVLDEKKQLSLGIAHLPEVLLDNTDRNRTSPFAFTGNRFEFRAVGSSANCSSAMIALNTAVAGQLVEFKETIDAKVAAGASLQSAIFEVIKEYIKISKPIRFDGNNYSDDWKAEAKKRGLDDETSAPKIFKAYTSKASVELFSKLGVLTEKELEARNEVKWETYTKWIQIEARVLGDLVINHIIPVATRYQSLLLDNVSKVKALFPAEKADNISKLNAQLIIEISERITNIKNAVDDMVDTRRQLNKLENEYEKALGYHDKVVPYFDTIRYNVDKLELIVDDEMWTLPKYRELLFIR
- a CDS encoding hypothetical protein (Evidence 5 : Unknown function), with the translated sequence MFILRYLFAVINQIIKIKKQHLPLQMLLLEKILIPEKN
- a CDS encoding conserved membrane hypothetical protein (Evidence 4 : Unknown function but conserved in other organisms); the encoded protein is MDTTTISGLDTMWVLITGALVFFMQAGFALVEAGFTRSKNTTNILFKNLMDFAIGTIGFWVIGFGIMFGAGNGFFGSFQLFSKVNDAPSNIPNMAFFFFQLVFAATAATIVSGAMAERTKFKSYLIYSAIISLIIYPVSGHWIWGGGWLSQLSTPFHDFAGSTVVHSVGGWLALAGAVVLGPRLGKYKNGKIYAIPGHSITLGALGVFILWIGWFGFNPGSTLGMSDPALVANIFVTTNAAAAAGAIGTLIVTWLRYGKPGLGMTLNGVLAGLVAITAGCDAVTPGGAALIGLIAGILVVFAVELFEKVLKIDDPVGAVSVHGINGAFGTIAVGLFAKDGGLFFGGGASLLITQIIGVVAVAAYTLIVGFALFYALKYTIGLRVSPKEEENGLDYYEHGEKAYN